The following proteins come from a genomic window of Triticum aestivum cultivar Chinese Spring chromosome 6A, IWGSC CS RefSeq v2.1, whole genome shotgun sequence:
- the LOC123130598 gene encoding uncharacterized protein produces the protein MPEGVSPFLRSMPGSSAVWLHTCAAFLHHPADQAHRGGQPGLLPAVAWRRGGATAPRASLVVERTTMEEAVYEIIKIHGEERQDQRKKNYNQYLKFSGAGTYVKAFSPEMA, from the exons atgcccgaAGGGGTCTCTCCCTTTCTTCGATCCATGCCGGGATCCTCCGCCGTGTGGCTGCACACGTGCGCAGCCTTCCTCCACCACCCGGCCGACCAGGCCCATCGCGGCGGCCAGCCCGGGTTGCTCCCCGCCGTGGCATGGAGGCGTGGCGGCGCGACGGCCCCGAGGGCGAGCCTAGTGGTGGAGCGGACGACGATGGAGGAGGCAGTGTACGAG ATTATAAAAATTCATGGGGAAGAGAGGCAAGATCAGAGAAAGAAGAACTATAATCAATATTTAAAGTTCTCAGGTGCAG GAACTTATGTGAAGGCCTTTTCTCCTGAGATGGCGTGA
- the LOC123131571 gene encoding uncharacterized protein: MRKPLFLRIVSALGDWSPYFTNRVDATNREGLSPLQKCTAAIRMLAYGTSADQLDEVLSIGASTSLECLGYFAKGVIAKFGEEYLRPPSVDELERLLQIGESRGFPGMIGSIDCMHWQWENCPVAWRGQFTRGDHGVPTMILEAVASHDLRIWHAYFGVAGSNNDINVLNWSTLFTNTLKGETPRVQFTVNGRQYNSSYYLADGIYPEWVVFVKTIPLPQSEKDKIFAKRQEGARKDVERAFGALQARFNIVRRPARLWKRKAIGDIMRACVILHNMIVEDERETFHVPLDLNNDAGSSFALPPEVIVGPHVAFADYLQKSSAIRDRQTHLQLKDDLVENIWQRFGGE; this comes from the coding sequence ATGAGAAAACCCCTTTTCCTACGAATTGTAAGTGCTCTTGGCGATTGGTCCCCATATTTTACTAACAGGGTAGATGCTACTAATCGTGAAGGGCTCTCGCCACTCCAAAAGTGTACAGCGGCTATTCGTATGCTTGCCTATGGGACCTCGGCCGACCAGCTTGATGAGGTGCTAAGTATCGGCGCAAGCACATCATTGGAGTGTTTGGGTTATTTTGCGAAAGGTGTGATTGCTAAGTTTGGTGAAGAGTATTTGCGACCTCCGTCGGTAGATGAACTTGAACGTTTACTGCAAATTGGCGAGTCTCGTGGCTTCCCTGGCATGATAGgaagcattgattgtatgcattggcaGTGGGAGAATTGTCCAGTTGCATGGAGGGGTCAGTTTACTCGTGGTGACCATGGTGTCCCAACTATGATACTTGAAGCGGTTGCTTCGCACGACCTTCGGATATGGCATGCTTATTTTGGTGTTGCTGGGTCCAACAATGACATCAATGTTCTGAATTGGTCGACACTGTTCACCAATACTTTGAAAGGAGAAACTCCTAGGGTGCAATTTACTGTCAATGGGAGACAGTATAACTCAAGTTACTATCTCGCTGATGGAATATATCCAGAATGGGTTGTCTTCGTGAAGACAATACCACTTCCTCAAAGTGAAAAGGATAAAATATTTGCAAAGCGTCAAGAAGGGGCgaggaaggatgtcgagcgagcTTTTGGGGCATTGCAAGCTCGCTTTAATATCGTTCGTCGTCCGGCTAGACTGTGGAAACGGAAAGCCATCGGGGATATCATGAGAGCTTGTGTCATACTTCACAATATGATAGTTGAGGATGAACGAGAAACCTTTCATGTTCCACTCGACTTGAATAACGATGCGGGGTCATCATTTGCTCTACCACCGGAAGTCATCGTCGGTCCACACGTCGCATTCGCAGACTACCTACAGAAAAGTTCCGCTATTCGTGACCGGCAAACGCATCTCCAGCTGAAGGATGATCTAGTTGAAAATATTTGGCAACGTTTTGGCGGCGAATAA